The window tgagttttaaatttaatttaaaataaagtaaccatCGCACGAACCTTAATCAGTGTTTTATTAGCCTTTGACAGTTTTTTCAGTATAATGCTCTTTTTTGCcaattttttgattaattattattactaatgcATGGaaccttatatatattagttatacCATCTTACAtcaaatctttaaattattactagCTGTCGCCCGCGGATTTAGGGGGTTgttttgtcatgtgttaggcaaaaatgtaTCCTTCCTTGGACCTCAAGtctgcttcatacaaaattttgtcCAATTCGATTCGGTCGGAGTGGTTTGGCAATAAAAGAGTGACAGACGGATAGAGTGAGTTActttctataatattagtatagattgcaGAGTAAGCCAGCATAATAACAGGTATAACACAGGGACTCTGTTTGAtagttagtggcgcattgacagtgtaaagaatgttttatttatttcttattttgctGATATTTATGATCTTCTATatgttaacttaaaaaaataaggcgTCTATTGATCccgtctatatatataaaatataatccgATTACGTTAGGgtcatattttctttatcaaaAGTAAATACGCTTAATGCTAGAATCGGATACCCATCCGTTGTTGTAGTGCTgttaataacttattaatgaATTCTATATTTATGGACCAAATTGCTTCAAGTATATGCAGAATATGCTATGTTAGTTTGGTGCCAAAAAACGAACGGAAAATTTCTTGACTGGTGACGgtgagttattattaaattttagttttgtgGCCAGGCTGCGACGCGCCTCGCTAATTGTATACTTACTTATAGTAAATCTTCACTTTTACTATACCTACGAATAGTTGTGATCACTCATGAAAGCGCACCgtacaactttatattataaaaaaatctaactaGTATTTTGgtgtttttattcaaacatgGATAATCTCAAGCATCCTAACACTTCTTGTAAGCACGAGCATAACTCAACCTATGTACACCGATAACTTGCGCGCAGGGTCACTCCTTCGCGAGTAAATGGATCTATACCAGATAAATACCTACTTAAAAAAAgggttgtaataataattgactTACACATAGGTATATACGtattttttcaaagttttttactTTAAGAACATTTATATGTAATCTTCCTGAGTTTATTTCGAATTGAGtggtttcttttattttctgttttgaGAACTTTCTTTTATTGTAACTTAATTGACTTCAGAATCCATTGTTGTGGTTTACCGTTCTTAGATCTTTGAACAGGTATAAAGATTTAAGATTGCCCATATTTTTATCTACAGGAATGGACTTGGTGtttctttcaaaatatttcgtACCCCATATGTCAATCACGGAGCGTATCTCCTCGTTAGTCGCCGCATGTAGCACTATTAGGACGGAAGACGTACCTATACCGCCCTTTTTGATGGCTGCACTCGCTCCACACGATTTTATAGCCACATTATCGacgtgtatatattttatgatataaccAGGGAAGTCGTTTTCATAAACATATACTTGACCTTCGTTAATTGTAACCGGGCGATTTTCGACGACGGCTGAGTCCATATGTTTCAAATGATTTTGCCACTGGCCCACTTCGAGAGGCATTTTAGTTTTTTCACAAAAAAGTCTCGTCTCGGCATAGTTTAAGAGAAGTAGCAACGTAATTAGCTCCATCTACTAAATGCTCAGaagttgaataaaaaatgttcgAAAGCACCACCTGGCGCCTATTGTTTTAGAACAATGAACAACAGCTGATAAGGATATGGTTTAGGTGGAAGACagtttttgtgtaaaaataaatcagtatgtaagtatttttgtatACGAAGTAAGTTGGTTTGGTGAGGAAATTACgctattgatttattataaaagcccAATTTGAAGCAGGTAACAAAATACGACTCAATGACctggaatataatattataataataaaggcaggaatataaaatattagtaaatagtaTCTACGTCTGAATTTTATTATCTCTGTTAGAGCTGACATCATAAGGCATAGGATATAGATCCTACGTACTAGTCGAGTACTAATCGTTTATAGAGTAAATACTAACTGACTAGACTAAGGACTGAATAAGGATattttttcatgttattaaataaggttttataatgttatgtccggtataaaaaatttatgtgaaatagataatattattaagcatATATCCGATATAGTTAACTTCTAAATTATAACGAATAACGATAGTCACTAAATATTACTCGGCGTCgaatttgacaaatatatttacctagcatcaaaaatgtaaaaaaaaaaattatagtctaTATTATTGAACGAATTCATTGTTTCCCAACACGTTATCTCCGTAGTTTTCGACGAACTGATATATTAACCAGTATCTATCAATATTGTTTAGCTGCTGTAGCTCAAATTAAGTCCCCCAACCTGTAAAATTCGTGTACTTACTAATGATAAAAAGATATGctataaaataatgatgaaaatgaatttgaaaattgtatCAGAGCTCACGAGCCGTTTAAATGTCGTCAGTCAGTCGGCCGTCGTCAGTTAAAGTAAAGTGCTTACTTATTACAGAgtgttgaatattatttttaattatcctcATTTTCACTCCATTGTCCCACCTTTATCCAAcatcacaataatatttttgcctGCCTCAGTTTAGAaacatttgatattattttcgtACTTAggatgttttatcaaaattttcaatCTCCAAAACAGAgggttaatatatttatattaatttagatatccAAACAGGTAGTTTTACACATAACCTGAAGCCCGCTTAACCGCTACCGTGGTGCGTTGGTCTTGTGGTCTGCCTACAAGGCTTGAGCTACAAAGATACGTAGGTTATTAAGTTTTCCTTACGAAAAAATCTCAACTGGTAGAATTTTTACCTGTATTTGAGAACACACCTGCAGCTATGTCTCCAGCGAATTTATCTTATTTTCGTTTCAATCCGTCCGAACAAAAGTCAGACATACTCTTGTGCtgtatttaaaagaatatatttatccaCAAATATATCACGAATTAAACGATTGGGTCAATTTTGTTTCCAAGAACTTAAGTTTAAGACGATTTCTCAAGGAGGTGCTTTAAAGAAGAGCGCgctaatatatacatagaagttatgtaatacatataagaaGGAATTAATAGCGGATAGGcagtttcgtaaataaataaacgctcTAATTTAACGGCACATTTATTCAAGAAATTATAATTGGtccctaaataataatatttcctaaataataagtatatacttttttatccAAATAACATtccaatatttcattttatattggaCCAAAGGTTATAATAGGTAATTGAATGATTAAAAGAACAAAATAGCAAGCGTTCCGATTTACAGATGTTGTTTTATTGAGATGAGATTCAAAACAAAAGCAAACACAAATCGTATCTCGTTACAGGGGTCTTTGGTGTACTCTCGCTAGAAGTCAGAAGTCACCCATGtatcatagaaaaaaaattcagaGTAAAACATTtgacaataatatattctacacaTAATATCACTCTAATatcaattgtttaataaaacttattaattctaAACAAAGTCGTACAAAGGATAGTGTCAAATTTGGTTAAAAAACTCCAAAACAGAGTTCCGTAAGATTTTTAGTCCAAATTTATTGAGTAAATTCGATAACCATCAAATggtcaattatattttacaattaaaattaacattaattttcacATATTGTTAATGACATGAGCccatatatatcttttaaacactaaatttttcatattattaagtcAATGTGCGTTTACATAATTCAATCTTGTTATTTTGTCAAACGAGTTTAAGACGTCACACAGATTTATAAacgtatgtaaatttattatttttatattctaattagTTTAAATCGGTATCAAAATAAAGGCACAATTGTAATTAGCACGATAGAACCAGATACTTAGGCCCAGTTACTACACACAGGAAACGATTCGTTCGAATTCTACGAGGCGTAATTAAGGAACTAtttatagtgcgacacaacttagatgtagcatcgacaaaattcataaaaccgatcacatccgaattaagaacgctatcccaaattatcaatatttatttcttatgtgaatatgatatttacagcAACGTAATAacgtataatatcatatgatctaatatatttgtcaatttgacacgtcgatttgatttctcgggttgaactgacgcgagaatctatagcgacgaatagcgtcgaatggtgcgatagatagctatttctgttggttgtataatcggcagtgatcggttttattgaatgccgatgctacatctaagttgtgtcgtattatacctTGCTACATACAGCTCAAAAGATAGCGGTTAGTTGGGTAAATTTATGAAGATTACacgtaattgattttaataagtaaatgttAATTTCAATCCTATAATTGTACTATCGGTAAGCAAAAGGAATCGTCTCTATATTTTATTCAGTAACCGGGCTCACGGACAGACGttctatatttgtaatataatatagtgaTTGTCCACACGTAAAATGTGACATATAACAATTACTGATAAATTTCTTCAATCgatcaaaacatataatatttaaaaagatttaaaccTAATCTagcttacataatttttttttcataatcttacattaatttatgctcttagtatttatatatataatatatatattacttaaaatgaGGACAGACTTTCAGTTGGTCTTACGGAACTCGAAGGTATAAAAGcttcatttttataacatacatatatattcgcgtgatgtaaatatatctattaagcTCAGATTGCTACGAAACTTAAGTAACACAATTGTCTAACGtacaaataataacttataCGTAGTCAAGGACAGAGTTCATAGATATAATGCTTCACCCGATTACCTTGCGAAGGTTAGTAAGGACGGCATTGGTTAATATACCACAGAAAACAGCAAGTattatacgacacaacttagatgtagcatcggcgaaattagtaaaaccgatcgcatccgaattaagtacgccatcgcaaattatcaatattaatttcatatgtgaatattatcattacacaaacgtaacaacttgtaatattgtaatatccTGTTGATcctatgacctaatatattcgttaatttgacacgtcgatttgctttctcggttTGAACttacgcgagaatctatagcgacaaatagagtcgaatggcgcgatagggagctattctattgtttgtttaatcggctgtaatcggttttacgaattttgccgatgctacatctaagttgtatcgtactatacaaatgtatatgtttttttataaggcACAATCgttttaaatagttaataattcatcaTCTTAGGCTCAATCGTAATTCACGACGTgtaatgtatacataaaaaagtcatcaaatttatattaatcaaagtATCTTTGTCAAATCAAATCGCGTTGTAATGCGTTCGAAGCAATCTGTGTCGATTCTAAGTGGCCGGAAGCGCACCGGTTGGCGCCGACCGGATGTGAAAGCTCTACATGTGGATGGTGGCGGCCGTGTAGCGAGCCTCGCCGCGTCTCCAGCTCCACTGCGACGGCCGGTActggatagatagatagatagatagatagatagatagataaaaattttattgcactcaatatcatataaaataacagtacttataAAATGGTTTATTACAGAAAATTGAAGGCAAGGGCGGCCTTatccagggccgtatttaggggagggcaaccggggcaactgccctggggcctccacatgagagggggccacagttttcagcaagttaacaaatactgagatatagtcaaattataataatgttaccatttaatattttaaaagttaccgatacaaatacgaaacaattcatagcttactgattgaaataaaaaaaaaactaattaattcataataatataattattagggtgttcacgcttctgtttgtctagggccctcactgctttgtggccccggggcctccacacctttaaatccgactctggccTTATCACTAAAAGCGATCCCTTACAGGCCCCAGGAGTAACAACACAAATCACAATGAGTCTAGAATCGCTTTACCAGTGCCGGCTcagaataaaattacaataaaaaaaaataacaacagcctgtaaatttccactgttgggctaaaatCTCCTTTCTTTATTAAGGAAAAGgtttccaatgcaggttggtggaaaaaTATGTAGcggaatttctaagaaatttgacacatacaggtttcctcacgatgttttccttcaacactgagcacgagatgaattataaacacaaatgaagcacattaatattttgtggtgcttgcatggatttgaacctgcaatcatcggttaagatgcacgcgttctaaccactgtaccATCTCGGATCTCATAATAAAATCACAACAAAAACTAATTAAGGAGCATCCCGATTGACACCTACCAACATAAGTACACATTAAACTATGTGAGTCTGCACAATTGTACGCATTGTAAGAAAGGCTGTGATAGGTTGTTATTGTACACGCTCAGCTCATCTACCTACGCTTGTAACACCCATGCCGCGTACGCATATTCGTACAAAAAAAGTGTGTTAAATTCATtgaaagtgtgtgtgtgtgtgtgtgttatattCATtgaaagtgtgtgtgtgtgtgtgttatataCCTTGATGAGAATTTGTCCGCTGCGCGTGTGCGGGTTCTTGAACGCGTACAGCACCCAGGCCGTGAGGCTGCACACGAGCGTGATCGCCACAAACGCGGCGACCACGCCGCCCACGGGGGACGACGCGTACGTCGCCTCCGCCGGAGACGTGCCCGTGGGCAGCTTGAGCGTTGACTTCATTGGCTCCTCCGCATCACctggtatattatattatacgtagTTTCAATAGGCtacttgactggtttttaaaattcattttattttatttagtagaagttaaggaacccagtaaattttacgttttttatttctagtacatattggccgaaaaatatcatatttaaataacgcgcaaaaacgtcacttggacaatatgacgctgcaatggggtcggtgacgtcactttcctgtattttaatctgtggtacatatagtaaaaaagtaaagtttacaagaaagtgacttcatcataagcccggccaatcaggagcgttttctGTCACGTgagaaacgtttgaaaaaatgcatttttatttatggatttttgaataaattaagtattatttacaagtttcgttagtaaataaccatttttaaactcataatattcactgattacaataaatcacaatttatttttcgcattgtcaataGCCTATTGTTCATAAGGTCTTTGCTAGCGATGCCCAACGGCAAACCAAGTCGCTCAAACTGGCGccactgacgcgcacgttacgtaTTGTGTTAGCCGTCAgatggatttgttttgttgcagtcTGAGTGAGATCTTAAGGATTGCCAACTGTAATATATCCCATACAACAAAGATActtatttcaaatgttattatCAAACGTGTGTACAACACCGAATTGCGAAAAGTATGTTTTGTAATGATAGGCATACATTTAtgacagcatcacatacattactctgatcccaatgtcagTGTAAtttagcacttgtgttatggaaaatcagaagtaaagatgGAACCATAAagactcagacccaagacaacatagaaaactaatgaacattatttacatcgactcggatgGGAATCGAACAAGGGACCtaggaatggcgtacccatgaaaacctgcgTACTCACTACTCACAAACACCGTAACACtacaatatactataaataaataaaacatattttaataatgtgcTCAAACATTGTCATTGTCATTGTCTTGTAGTGTAACTCACTACCTTAGGTAGTCGGTTATCTTACATTATAAAACTTGTTGGCATTCCAGGACCTTGTGTTATTATCCGCCTACCTCCACTTTCTACGAAAGGTTGAAAACGTCTAAATTCCTTGTTAactttccactgctgggctttagTCAACTTTATTATGTTTGCAGCTTATTGACGGGTCAGTGGATATAAACTTTTATGTCAAGAAAATAgtcttcaaaacaaattataaacacaaatagagcactgaaaaataagtttaaaaacatCAACAACATGACACAAACGACTTTAAGAATATGGTTGTTACGAATATCAACAGAAAGATCCATTAAAAAAGGAGATCACGCCTACACGTGTCTCGCCTTCCTTCGTTGTAtcctgtatagtacgacacaaattagatgtagcatcggaaaatgcaatggaatgaaaataaaaccgattactgccgatttacacaaccaatagaaatagctccctatcgcgccattcgacgttattcgtcgctaaagattctcgcgtcagagaaaacaagtgcatgtaaatcgacgtgacaaattgacgaatgtattaagtcatatgatataacaagttattacgtttgtgcaaagatcatataaatattgataatttgggatagcgtacttatttcagatgtgatcggttttacgaattttgccgatgcgacatctaagttgtgtcgtactatacatatctTTACAATAGATTCACACACTTTTATCTGAAATCACATAAACTATTGCCTATATATGTACcttgtaggtacatatatataagtcaccgtataattgtaaataccgttagattataatctatctcgcgatattgtgaactgtcgaaagattgtgaaccgTAAGAGaatgtttacaatttaatacaTTACTTTTCGGTGGATCTATagaagtaaatttcagttaaatttaaaaataactcttaCCTAACATAACCGATATATTATgaacatattataacataaattaatataaaattgtgttttattgtatttttatcttgaaaaatatgtttttgtaacttttagatacaggtatatttataattatttttcagattATATACCAAATTTGTatctacattaataattttgatgtttcttgtaacttaatcatatttacttttttttgtatctcaATTATTCATGCATGCTGTGATGACCTGTAATTGAAAGTGCTTAATGTAATTATCTCTTAGTCTAAGAGCATCTTTTATGTGCAATTAACTCTTAGTCTAAGAGCATATTTTATGCAATTACTAATTTCGTAACTTCTGTTGGTTgtccctaaataaataaataaacaattattcatGCATGCTGTGATGACCTGTAATTGGAAGTGCAATTAAATCTTAGTCTAAGACCCTTTTTTAGCAATTACTAATTTCGTAACTTCTGTTGGTTGTCCCTAAATAAAGTCGATTACAGTAGGGCCAGTGGTctgtcgcttaccgctgttgaCGACGGCGGTCTCGTGCGAGGTGCGCGTGTCCGTGGTGTAGGCTGTGTTCCCGCCGGCAGGCTGGTCCACATGCGTGTTCCCCGGACACGACGCCTCCTTCGATATTGTGATCTTGTCGCAATCTAGTCGAAAAAACATCACACATTCGATATATGAGTATATTCGATACGATAAATGTATCGTATcctatatacgtatattttatatatgtacgaaATGTCTTAGATATATACAACCcaattttaagatatttctaATATTCCTGTTTACACAAGCTTTAAGCTAAATGGGAGGGCCATTTAGCTTAAAGCTTGTGCTATAAAGTGGGGACTCTGGACTTCGATACTTCGATAGGTGGTATCTAAACTTTGATAatgggtatatatttttttaaacatataagcTATTTCTGGACAATAGatcattattcaataaatatttctaataaccATTTTCAAAGTGATTTTCTCTAAGAATAAATcttcacaaataaaaatgaataagttGCTATATATGACCAAATAATTATTCTAGCCGTGCAAATCCAAAACGATACAtagtatatgtgtataatactgtgttattattaacatttatgataatgactttaatttctacatataattgtatatacttACTTCTGAGGAGCCAGTCCTGTTTGTTTCGATCGGTTCCACTTGaacatttcttaatatattcacACCAAAGGCACTGTAAGTAATAGTCCACAATTTAATAGCGAAATAAATCATAACAAATTACAATCGGctatttgattggtttttaaaatccattttatattatttagtagaggttaaggaacccagtaaaagtagatttttttatttttagtacatatttgccgaaaaatgtcatattaaaaatcccatatttaaataacgcgggaaaacgctacttggacaatatagcgctgcgatggggtcggtgacgtcactttgctgtattttaatctgtggtacatatagtagaaaagcaaggtttacaagaaagtgacttcatcataagcccggccaatcaggagcgttttatgtcacgtgagaaacgtttgaaaaaatgcatttttatttatttatttttaaataaattaagtattattgcaagtttcgttagtaagtAACCATTTTTAATCTCATAATTAACACTgataacaataattcacaatttatttttcgcattatcaaattaatatttatttaagcctAATTAATATTCCTATTGATACTGCATCttgttaaaaacattatt is drawn from Vanessa cardui chromosome Z, ilVanCard2.1, whole genome shotgun sequence and contains these coding sequences:
- the LOC124543432 gene encoding uncharacterized protein LOC124543432 — protein: MELITLLLLLNYAETRLFCEKTKMPLEVGQWQNHLKHMDSAVVENRPVTINEGQVYVYENDFPGYIIKYIHVDNVAIKSCGASAAIKKGGIGTSSVLIVLHAATNEEIRSVIDIWGTKYFERNTKSIPVDKNMGNLKSLYLFKDLRTVNHNNGF